From Pseudovibrio sp. Tun.PSC04-5.I4, a single genomic window includes:
- a CDS encoding cytochrome c-type biogenesis protein, whose translation MKLKFVLALLSCILMGSGIAFAVNPDEVLKDPVLEGRAREISKVVRCVVCQNQSIDDSNAKLAKDLRLLVRERLVEGDSDSEVLDYLVARYGEFVLLKPRFAFHTLFLWAGGPLVLVLGGFFLWRTARKKKGASQNKAGSAVKPLTAEEQAELDKLMSTPK comes from the coding sequence ATGAAGCTCAAATTCGTTCTGGCCCTGCTTTCATGCATTCTTATGGGTTCTGGTATTGCATTCGCTGTGAACCCGGATGAAGTGCTGAAAGATCCGGTTTTGGAAGGACGTGCTCGCGAAATCTCAAAAGTGGTTCGCTGTGTGGTGTGTCAGAACCAGTCCATCGACGATTCTAACGCCAAACTGGCAAAAGACTTGCGGTTGTTGGTTCGTGAGCGGTTGGTCGAAGGGGATAGCGACAGCGAAGTTCTGGATTATCTTGTAGCCAGATATGGTGAGTTCGTTCTGCTGAAGCCTCGTTTTGCGTTTCACACTTTGTTCTTGTGGGCAGGCGGTCCTCTGGTTCTCGTTTTGGGTGGCTTTTTCTTGTGGCGAACGGCTCGCAAGAAAAAAGGCGCTTCTCAGAATAAGGCTGGATCCGCTGTTAAACCTCTGACAGCCGAAGAGCAGGCCGAATTGGACAAGTTGATGTCTACGCCTAAATAG